The following proteins are co-located in the Paenibacillus sp. FSL H8-0079 genome:
- a CDS encoding c-type cytochrome has translation MAHGHKKDDEKKVIFVGDSRVRKGAGFITPPDYTAYPGKSEAFIPNFLLKEWMVGVVVLVGILVLTISEPAPLGYPANPSASVIPMPDWYFLFLYQYLKYPYASGDYVLLGVLGVSGVAFGALLLAPFLDTGKERRFYKRPIASSLMILSVIAVFYLTNVAWTHYEHELEASGQKPEHIQREEEALERHEQGLPPVSNAPGQQQEVAIVDQDDPAMETYKKAGCIGCHAADMKGASGPSLRGVGEKHSQEEILTIIKEGYNEMPPQYNNAIAQGVTDEEINHLAEWLAKQKAEQ, from the coding sequence ATGGCTCACGGACATAAGAAGGATGATGAGAAAAAGGTCATTTTTGTTGGTGATTCACGTGTACGTAAAGGGGCGGGATTTATAACCCCGCCTGATTACACGGCGTATCCCGGCAAATCAGAAGCCTTTATTCCCAACTTCCTGCTGAAAGAATGGATGGTTGGTGTCGTTGTATTGGTAGGGATTTTGGTTCTCACGATCTCAGAACCTGCACCTTTGGGCTATCCGGCCAATCCGAGCGCATCCGTAATTCCTATGCCGGACTGGTACTTCCTTTTTCTGTATCAGTACTTGAAGTATCCATACGCATCGGGCGATTACGTTCTGCTCGGGGTACTGGGGGTCAGCGGAGTCGCTTTTGGAGCTTTACTGCTGGCACCATTCCTGGACACAGGCAAGGAGCGGCGTTTCTATAAACGCCCCATTGCTTCATCGTTGATGATTTTGTCGGTCATTGCTGTATTTTACCTGACGAATGTAGCGTGGACACACTACGAACATGAGTTGGAAGCGAGTGGACAGAAGCCTGAACACATTCAGCGTGAGGAAGAAGCGCTGGAGAGGCATGAACAGGGACTTCCACCAGTTTCCAATGCACCTGGACAGCAACAGGAAGTGGCCATCGTGGATCAGGATGACCCTGCAATGGAAACGTACAAGAAGGCCGGCTGTATTGGCTGCCATGCGGCTGATATGAAGGGCGCAAGTGGACCTTCACTTCGAGGTGTGGGTGAAAAGCACAGTCAGGAAGAGATTCTCACCATTATCAAAGAAGGCTACAATGAGATGCCTCCTCAATACAATAATGCCATTGCTCAAGGGGTCACGGATGAAGAAATTAATCATCTGGCTGAATGGCTTGCGAAACAGAAAGCAGAACAGT
- a CDS encoding cytochrome b6, giving the protein MFKNVYDWIDERLDITPIWRDVADHEVPEHVNPAHHFSAFVYCFGGLTFFITVIQILSGMFLTMYYVPDIINAYASVEYLQTKVAFGQIVRGMHHWGASLVIVMMFLHTMRVFFTGSYKAPREMNWVVGMLIFFVMLGLGLTGYLLPWDNKAYFATKVTLEIANTVPWLGPIIKEFLQGGTIVGAQTLTRFFALHVFFLPAVLLVLLVGHFIMIRRQGISGPL; this is encoded by the coding sequence ATGTTTAAAAATGTCTATGACTGGATTGACGAGCGTCTTGACATCACGCCAATCTGGCGGGACGTTGCGGATCATGAAGTTCCAGAGCATGTAAATCCGGCTCATCACTTTTCCGCATTCGTGTACTGCTTTGGTGGATTGACGTTCTTTATTACTGTTATTCAGATTCTGTCAGGCATGTTCCTGACCATGTATTACGTACCTGATATTATCAATGCCTACGCAAGTGTGGAGTACCTGCAAACCAAAGTAGCCTTCGGCCAAATTGTTCGCGGCATGCACCACTGGGGAGCCAGTCTGGTTATCGTAATGATGTTCTTACATACGATGCGTGTGTTCTTTACAGGCTCTTACAAGGCACCGCGAGAAATGAACTGGGTTGTCGGCATGCTGATCTTTTTCGTCATGTTGGGCCTGGGGCTCACAGGGTACTTGCTACCATGGGATAACAAAGCCTATTTTGCAACAAAAGTAACACTGGAGATTGCCAATACGGTTCCTTGGCTGGGACCAATCATTAAAGAATTCTTGCAAGGCGGTACGATTGTCGGTGCACAGACATTAACCCGATTCTTTGCCCTGCACGTATTCTTCCTCCCCGCAGTGCTTCTGGTGCTTCTGGTCGGACACTTTATCATGATCCGCAGACAGGGCATTTCGGGACCACTATAA
- a CDS encoding ubiquinol-cytochrome c reductase iron-sulfur subunit: MSSEHDQHEASLKLPSRMEMSRRQFLTYTLGGATAYMAAGAILPMVRFAVDPILQHKGEGTSVKVAEISKITNEPQEFTFELQQQDGWYLSNASLVAWIRKDEQGKIYALSPICKHLGCTVGWNSDKSYPDEYHCPCHGAHYDKEGKNLAVAPKPLDEYVVKEEQGWVYLGDIVPNTRVN, from the coding sequence ATGAGCAGTGAGCATGACCAGCACGAAGCTTCATTGAAATTGCCAAGCCGCATGGAGATGTCACGCAGGCAGTTTTTGACGTACACGCTTGGTGGAGCTACAGCCTACATGGCCGCCGGTGCAATCCTTCCCATGGTCCGTTTTGCGGTGGACCCGATTTTGCAGCATAAGGGAGAAGGTACCTCTGTCAAAGTAGCTGAAATCAGCAAAATTACGAATGAGCCTCAAGAATTCACCTTTGAACTTCAACAACAAGATGGTTGGTATCTGAGTAATGCATCGTTAGTTGCGTGGATTCGCAAAGACGAGCAGGGTAAAATTTATGCGCTCTCACCTATCTGTAAACATCTGGGATGTACAGTAGGCTGGAATAGTGACAAAAGTTATCCTGACGAGTATCATTGCCCCTGCCATGGCGCGCACTATGACAAGGAAGGGAAGAATCTTGCCGTAGCCCCCAAACCGCTGGATGAGTACGTAGTCAAGGAAGAGCAGGGTTGGGTATATCTGGGCGACATTGTTCCGAACACCCGAGTGAATTAG
- a CDS encoding DUF2487 family protein produces MKFSEMTQDSWAELQLYLDTCLIPYTALSGEQSPVEATEALERLRDFLDMVEIPFKGRIMTYPAFHYANSEMSMTLNSLSTQLKSSGFKYVVIMSSDGQFDGVEIASADLVLSRSALTREVGDEGIARFVGEKIRELWKK; encoded by the coding sequence TTGAAATTCAGTGAGATGACTCAAGACAGCTGGGCTGAACTGCAACTCTATCTGGATACATGCCTTATTCCATACACGGCTCTTAGCGGTGAGCAGTCGCCAGTTGAAGCTACCGAAGCACTGGAACGGCTGAGAGATTTTCTGGATATGGTCGAAATCCCTTTCAAAGGGAGAATTATGACGTATCCAGCCTTTCATTATGCTAATTCCGAAATGTCAATGACATTAAATTCCTTGTCTACGCAGCTTAAATCTTCAGGATTCAAATATGTGGTTATTATGTCATCAGATGGTCAGTTTGATGGGGTGGAAATTGCATCTGCTGATCTAGTTTTGAGTCGGTCAGCGTTGACACGTGAGGTTGGAGACGAGGGGATTGCGAGATTTGTCGGGGAGAAAATACGAGAATTGTGGAAAAAATGA
- a CDS encoding IDEAL domain-containing protein, whose protein sequence is MDKMKVTYEVMLGLAAEMVWDEALRKQRSEKLYLEIDKALATGDEVAFRSLTDELRTIN, encoded by the coding sequence TTGGATAAAATGAAAGTTACGTATGAAGTCATGTTGGGGCTAGCAGCTGAGATGGTGTGGGACGAAGCGCTTCGCAAACAGCGCAGCGAGAAGCTCTATTTGGAAATCGATAAAGCGTTAGCTACCGGAGACGAAGTAGCTTTCCGGAGTCTGACGGATGAACTGAGGACCATAAACTGA
- a CDS encoding gamma carbonic anhydrase family protein has translation MIIPYKGLQPQLHPSVYMAEGAKLIGDLRMGEESSVWFNAVLRADLAPIIIGKRCNIQDNAVGHVNTDQPLILGDDVSVGHSAIIHGCRIGTGSLIGMGAILLNGADIGEYTLIGAGSVVTENSKIPPYTLALGTPAKVIRELTDADLERMSRTSLGYVTKGKEYRSS, from the coding sequence ATGATAATTCCATACAAAGGTCTACAACCTCAGTTACACCCTTCAGTATATATGGCTGAAGGTGCAAAGCTGATCGGTGATTTGAGAATGGGAGAAGAATCTTCCGTGTGGTTCAATGCAGTCCTGCGGGCTGATTTGGCTCCCATAATCATTGGAAAGCGCTGTAATATTCAAGATAATGCTGTAGGGCATGTCAACACAGATCAACCTTTGATTTTGGGAGACGATGTTTCGGTAGGACATTCAGCGATCATTCATGGTTGTCGTATTGGAACAGGATCATTAATCGGCATGGGAGCCATTCTGTTGAATGGAGCCGACATTGGCGAATATACGCTGATTGGGGCCGGTTCAGTTGTTACTGAGAATAGTAAAATTCCGCCCTATACTCTGGCCTTGGGGACACCTGCCAAAGTGATACGTGAGCTGACTGACGCCGATCTGGAGCGAATGTCCAGAACTTCACTGGGTTATGTTACCAAAGGAAAAGAATATAGGAGCTCTTAA
- a CDS encoding histidine phosphatase family protein yields the protein MRIGLIRHGLTDWNAAGRIQGQTDIPLNGEGREQAERLGRRLLTEEYQWDYIITSGLSRAQETGEIISKLLNVPLLEPDARLKERAFGQIEGLTSEERVARWGQAWETLDLGQEQIADIQIRALAFLEDLWSAYPDQNVLIVTHGAFLANLLTALFKDRYTERIGNLSLTILEKERDDWSPLLYNCTRHLSLDTAKQPE from the coding sequence GTGCGAATCGGGCTTATTCGTCACGGTCTTACAGACTGGAATGCGGCGGGTCGTATCCAGGGGCAGACTGATATACCTTTGAATGGAGAAGGTCGTGAACAGGCAGAACGCCTGGGAAGACGTCTGCTGACGGAAGAATACCAATGGGACTATATCATCACAAGTGGATTATCACGGGCACAGGAAACAGGGGAGATTATCTCTAAACTGTTGAATGTACCTTTGCTTGAACCGGACGCACGGTTGAAAGAAAGGGCTTTTGGTCAGATTGAAGGTCTGACTTCAGAGGAGCGGGTTGCCCGCTGGGGCCAAGCCTGGGAGACGCTCGATCTGGGACAGGAGCAGATAGCGGATATCCAGATTCGTGCACTGGCGTTTCTGGAAGATCTATGGTCTGCCTATCCGGACCAGAACGTACTCATTGTCACTCATGGAGCTTTTCTGGCCAACCTGTTAACAGCCTTGTTTAAAGATCGGTATACGGAACGGATTGGAAACCTGTCACTGACGATCCTGGAAAAGGAACGTGATGACTGGAGTCCGCTGTTATATAATTGCACACGACATCTGTCTTTGGACACAGCGAAACAACCTGAGTAA
- a CDS encoding zf-HC2 domain-containing protein — protein MNCNDAQELFALVWDLPEAHPQRIAFHAHLAGCEECSEQFEVWEEAQILLHSIPVPVTEQQAERVNRNVMDRIYAESPWLLPEEAKVNRFSAAIRKHMSLWIAAFLAIFLCSFLYMALFKPNVSEAEQTKVVATGILETGVAGSGPSSSGLYQYNMTGADRGSIIEPFVVSMGPAYPQYWMALSLLAIGMALFSLGRMHRTTNKRKQQGARA, from the coding sequence ATGAATTGCAATGATGCCCAGGAACTGTTTGCACTGGTCTGGGACTTGCCGGAAGCTCATCCTCAGCGGATTGCATTTCATGCTCATCTTGCTGGTTGTGAAGAGTGCTCCGAGCAGTTTGAGGTTTGGGAAGAAGCCCAGATCTTGCTGCACAGCATCCCGGTTCCAGTGACAGAACAACAGGCAGAGAGAGTGAACCGTAACGTTATGGACCGGATCTATGCGGAGTCTCCATGGTTATTGCCGGAAGAGGCAAAGGTTAATCGTTTCTCTGCTGCGATCCGCAAACATATGTCTTTGTGGATTGCCGCGTTCCTGGCTATTTTTTTATGCAGCTTTCTGTACATGGCATTGTTCAAGCCAAACGTATCAGAAGCTGAGCAAACCAAGGTTGTTGCTACGGGGATTCTGGAGACAGGGGTTGCCGGAAGCGGACCATCGTCTTCTGGATTGTATCAGTACAACATGACTGGAGCGGACAGAGGAAGCATCATTGAACCTTTTGTTGTGAGCATGGGACCTGCTTATCCTCAGTATTGGATGGCCCTGTCTTTACTAGCAATAGGGATGGCTTTATTTTCTCTTGGACGTATGCATCGAACAACGAATAAACGTAAACAACAAGGTGCGCGTGCATAG
- a CDS encoding sigma-70 family RNA polymerase sigma factor: MTDSQLIREIKEGNLELYSELMSRYQRKILAFVYHMLKSSNMELLAEDLCSETFYKAFRSLHSFREVDASFSTWLYTIARNTVLSELRKQRSGNVPLEESGIVPVAPSENAPEYAVLRSERVMLVRDAINNLPEKQRSAIILREYDQLDYQEIANILGQSVSSVKSLLFRARSSVKTQLEPYFFEPVYEPYEGMKNR; encoded by the coding sequence ATGACGGATTCCCAGTTGATTCGAGAGATCAAGGAAGGTAACCTGGAGTTATATTCCGAGCTGATGAGTCGTTATCAGCGTAAAATACTGGCTTTCGTATATCATATGTTGAAAAGTTCCAATATGGAGCTGCTTGCGGAAGATCTCTGTTCTGAGACTTTCTATAAGGCGTTCCGCAGTCTGCACTCTTTCCGTGAGGTGGATGCCTCATTCTCAACCTGGTTATATACCATTGCGAGAAATACGGTACTGAGTGAGCTTCGCAAACAGCGCAGTGGAAATGTTCCACTTGAAGAGAGCGGGATCGTTCCCGTGGCTCCTTCGGAGAATGCACCGGAGTATGCTGTTCTACGCAGCGAGCGGGTGATGCTGGTTAGAGATGCGATTAACAATTTGCCGGAGAAGCAGCGTTCTGCGATTATACTCCGCGAGTATGATCAACTAGACTACCAAGAGATTGCGAATATTCTTGGGCAGAGCGTCAGTTCTGTGAAATCGTTATTATTCAGAGCAAGATCAAGCGTAAAAACTCAATTGGAACCTTATTTCTTCGAACCGGTGTACGAGCCATATGAAGGGATGAAGAACCGATGA
- a CDS encoding prephenate dehydrogenase, with product MKLKIAMIGVGLIGGSLALCFKGKPGVTVMGYAHLDELKDKYIASGVVDDATLSLEEAVEDADFIFLCVPVGLLESYFEQLSKLPLKKGCIITDVGSTKASIAACAEHVRLTDAYFIGGHPMAGSERAGVDAASAVLFENAYYVLTPSEHVPEEAYSRLSELLAYTRAQIVRVEPLLHDDIVGAISHLPHVIAVALVNQVREYNESNPLYKMLAAGGFRDITRIASSDAIVWRDILLSNRDVLLGLLKDWNSQMTAFTDMLEHKNGEGIEEAFRQAREFRSVLPERRKGMISPLFDLYTDVQDAPGMIGKIATELGANDINLSNLEIIENRVDVPGIMRLSFRQEEDMERAKTLLDSLGYQVWI from the coding sequence ATGAAACTAAAAATTGCAATGATCGGTGTAGGACTCATCGGCGGTTCACTTGCGCTCTGCTTCAAAGGCAAGCCAGGTGTAACCGTGATGGGCTACGCCCACTTGGATGAACTGAAGGACAAGTACATAGCGAGTGGTGTAGTGGATGATGCTACGCTCTCTCTGGAAGAAGCGGTAGAGGATGCCGACTTTATTTTTTTGTGCGTTCCCGTAGGTTTGCTTGAATCCTATTTCGAGCAGCTCTCCAAGCTGCCATTGAAAAAAGGATGTATTATCACGGACGTAGGAAGCACTAAGGCTTCCATTGCCGCTTGTGCCGAGCATGTGCGGTTGACCGACGCTTACTTCATCGGTGGTCATCCTATGGCAGGATCGGAGCGTGCAGGCGTAGACGCGGCCTCAGCCGTGTTGTTTGAGAATGCATACTACGTCTTAACCCCTTCAGAACATGTGCCTGAGGAAGCGTACAGCAGGTTGTCTGAGCTGCTTGCATATACGCGTGCACAGATCGTACGTGTGGAGCCTTTGCTGCACGATGACATTGTGGGGGCGATTAGTCATCTGCCACATGTTATTGCTGTTGCGTTGGTAAATCAGGTGCGTGAATATAATGAGTCGAATCCACTGTATAAAATGCTGGCTGCAGGTGGTTTCCGGGATATCACCCGGATTGCATCCAGTGACGCCATAGTCTGGAGAGATATCTTGCTTAGCAACCGTGATGTACTGCTGGGCTTGCTTAAGGACTGGAATAGCCAAATGACGGCCTTCACGGATATGCTGGAGCATAAGAATGGTGAAGGCATTGAGGAAGCATTCCGTCAGGCCCGCGAGTTCCGCAGTGTATTGCCAGAACGACGCAAAGGCATGATTTCGCCGTTATTTGATCTGTATACCGATGTCCAGGATGCGCCCGGTATGATTGGTAAGATCGCAACTGAGCTTGGGGCCAATGACATCAACTTGAGCAACTTGGAGATTATCGAGAACCGGGTGGATGTGCCAGGCATTATGCGTCTGTCCTTCCGTCAGGAAGAAGATATGGAACGAGCCAAGACGTTATTGGATTCCTTAGGCTATCAGGTGTGGATATAA
- the hisC gene encoding histidinol-phosphate transaminase, which yields MKPKSQIVNLPVYQPGKPIEEVKRELGLEQVIKLASNENPYGSSPAALEAITREMTNISIYPDGSSVELTGVLAKHLGVERNNLIFGCGSDEIIALITRAFFLPGDETIMADQTFSVYKSNADIEGAVSIEVPLKGGTHDLSAMLAQINDKTKAVWVCNPNNPTGTIISEQELTAFMDRVPAHVMVILDEAYYEFVTDEAYPQSIPLIERYPNLVILRTFSKIYGLASLRIGYGIARPEIIDLINRVREPFNTSRFGQVAAKAALLDQDFVQECSKRNATDRDYLQNEFARLGLSYFPSQGNFIMVDLNMPSANAFQSLLKQGIIVRSGFHVYPTYIRVSVGTSEQNRAFVTALENTLAEKAVARP from the coding sequence TTGAAACCGAAATCCCAGATTGTCAATCTGCCTGTGTACCAGCCGGGCAAACCGATTGAAGAAGTGAAACGTGAACTGGGGCTTGAACAAGTCATCAAGCTGGCCTCCAACGAAAACCCGTACGGCAGTTCTCCTGCCGCTCTGGAAGCCATTACGAGAGAAATGACTAATATAAGCATATACCCAGACGGTAGCTCGGTTGAGCTGACGGGAGTTCTTGCCAAGCATCTTGGCGTTGAACGGAACAACTTAATATTTGGTTGTGGTTCCGATGAGATTATTGCTTTGATCACGAGAGCTTTCTTCTTGCCGGGTGACGAGACCATCATGGCAGATCAAACATTTTCTGTATATAAAAGCAATGCAGATATTGAGGGTGCCGTGTCCATCGAAGTGCCTCTGAAAGGTGGCACGCATGATCTGAGCGCGATGCTCGCGCAAATTAACGACAAAACCAAAGCAGTATGGGTGTGTAATCCAAATAATCCGACAGGTACGATTATCTCCGAGCAGGAACTTACAGCCTTTATGGACCGTGTGCCTGCGCATGTGATGGTCATACTGGACGAAGCTTATTATGAATTCGTAACCGATGAAGCATACCCGCAAAGTATACCATTGATCGAACGGTATCCGAACTTGGTCATCCTGCGGACATTCTCCAAAATTTACGGTTTGGCTTCGCTCCGGATCGGGTATGGTATTGCACGTCCCGAAATTATTGATTTGATTAACCGTGTACGTGAACCGTTTAACACCTCCCGTTTTGGACAGGTTGCGGCAAAAGCTGCACTACTGGATCAGGATTTTGTTCAAGAGTGCTCGAAGCGGAATGCAACGGATCGGGATTACCTGCAAAATGAATTTGCACGCCTCGGATTGTCGTATTTCCCTTCACAGGGTAATTTCATTATGGTTGACCTGAATATGCCTTCGGCAAATGCGTTCCAATCCTTGCTCAAACAAGGCATTATCGTTCGCTCAGGATTCCACGTATACCCAACTTACATTCGTGTGTCCGTCGGAACATCAGAACAGAACCGTGCATTTGTCACGGCACTGGAGAACACGCTGGCTGAGAAGGCGGTAGCACGCCCTTAA
- the trpA gene encoding tryptophan synthase subunit alpha, giving the protein MNLMDQTFQQLKEQNRTALIPFLTVGDPDVETTIEIIKELEQAGADILELGVPYSDPLADGPVIQRASERALKSQITIRTVMETAAKARKAGVKMPFVLFTYYNPVLQTGLDVFFEELVKHDISGMIIPDLPIEEAEEMRQRANHAGVHLVPLVAPTSNARIERIVTGASGFIYCVSSLGVTGERASFFDGVESFIETVKSLTDLPVAVGFGISSHEQVAHFSRICDGVVVGSAIVRQVEDAIPLLENPDTRAAGLLQIRNFVAQLKG; this is encoded by the coding sequence ATGAATCTGATGGACCAGACCTTCCAACAATTGAAGGAACAGAATCGCACGGCACTTATTCCATTCTTAACCGTTGGTGACCCGGATGTGGAGACAACGATCGAGATCATCAAGGAGCTTGAACAGGCCGGAGCGGATATTCTGGAACTGGGTGTTCCCTATTCCGATCCGCTTGCGGATGGACCAGTCATTCAACGTGCTTCCGAACGTGCGCTGAAAAGCCAGATTACGATTCGTACCGTTATGGAAACCGCTGCAAAAGCTCGTAAGGCAGGTGTGAAAATGCCGTTTGTGCTGTTCACCTATTATAATCCGGTGTTGCAGACAGGACTGGATGTGTTCTTTGAGGAATTGGTCAAACACGATATCAGTGGCATGATCATTCCGGACCTGCCGATTGAGGAAGCGGAAGAGATGCGACAACGTGCAAATCATGCCGGTGTGCATCTGGTGCCGCTTGTTGCACCTACGTCTAATGCACGGATTGAGCGGATTGTGACGGGAGCGAGCGGCTTTATCTATTGTGTATCATCCCTTGGGGTAACCGGAGAGAGAGCTTCTTTCTTTGATGGGGTAGAAAGCTTCATTGAGACGGTGAAAAGTCTGACAGACCTCCCTGTAGCGGTAGGTTTCGGTATCTCCAGTCATGAGCAGGTTGCTCACTTCTCCCGCATCTGCGATGGCGTTGTTGTAGGTAGTGCCATCGTTCGTCAGGTGGAAGATGCGATTCCTCTGCTTGAAAATCCGGATACTCGTGCAGCGGGACTGTTGCAAATTCGCAACTTTGTGGCACAATTAAAAGGATAG
- the trpB gene encoding tryptophan synthase subunit beta, whose product MTHQLPDQHGRFGHFGGRFVPETLMNALIELEEAYSHFSEDEEFNKELNYLLSEYSGRETPLYHAEQLSRRLGGPKIYLKREDLNHTGAHKINNAIGQGLLAKRMGKKKVIAETGAGQHGVATATVAALLGLECKVFMGEEDTERQQLNVFRMKLLGAEVIPVTSGTRTLKDAGNEALRYWVSNVEDTFYVLGSVVGPHPYPMMVRNFQRVIGDETRRQIQEIEGRLPDVIVAAVGGGSNAIGMFYPFISDQDVKLVGVEAAGKGVETEYHAATMTKGTHGVFQGSMSYLLQDEYGQVQPAHSISAGLDYPGVGPEHSYLKDIERAKYVPITDQEALDALQLLCRTEGIIPALESAHAVAQVVKLAPELTEDDIVVICLSGRGDKDVESIMKYTGGDLA is encoded by the coding sequence ATGACACATCAATTGCCGGATCAACACGGGCGTTTCGGTCACTTCGGAGGCCGCTTTGTACCTGAGACACTAATGAACGCACTCATTGAACTGGAGGAGGCATATAGCCACTTCTCTGAAGACGAGGAATTCAACAAGGAACTGAACTATCTGCTGAGCGAGTATTCTGGACGTGAAACGCCACTGTATCATGCAGAGCAATTATCACGCCGATTGGGCGGACCGAAAATTTATTTGAAACGTGAGGATCTCAACCATACAGGTGCTCACAAAATTAATAACGCCATTGGACAAGGCTTGCTTGCCAAACGGATGGGTAAAAAGAAAGTCATTGCCGAAACGGGTGCAGGTCAACATGGTGTTGCAACGGCAACTGTGGCCGCATTGCTAGGACTGGAATGCAAAGTATTTATGGGCGAAGAAGATACAGAGCGTCAGCAGTTAAACGTATTCCGGATGAAGCTGCTCGGAGCAGAAGTGATTCCGGTGACGTCTGGAACACGGACACTGAAGGATGCTGGTAATGAAGCGCTTCGCTACTGGGTCAGCAATGTGGAGGATACGTTCTATGTGCTCGGATCAGTGGTTGGTCCTCATCCATACCCGATGATGGTGCGGAATTTCCAACGTGTGATCGGTGATGAGACCCGTCGTCAGATTCAGGAGATCGAAGGACGTTTGCCGGATGTGATTGTAGCCGCTGTCGGTGGCGGAAGTAATGCGATTGGTATGTTCTATCCATTTATCAGTGATCAGGATGTGAAGCTTGTTGGTGTTGAAGCCGCAGGCAAAGGGGTCGAAACCGAGTATCATGCGGCGACGATGACCAAAGGTACGCATGGTGTATTCCAGGGATCTATGAGTTACCTGTTACAGGATGAGTATGGACAGGTTCAGCCGGCGCATTCCATCTCGGCCGGACTTGATTATCCGGGTGTTGGTCCGGAGCATTCCTATCTCAAGGATATTGAACGGGCAAAATATGTACCAATCACGGATCAGGAAGCACTCGATGCCCTGCAATTGTTATGCCGGACAGAAGGAATCATTCCTGCTCTGGAGTCTGCACATGCGGTCGCCCAAGTTGTCAAACTGGCGCCTGAACTCACAGAAGATGATATTGTGGTCATCTGTCTGTCGGGACGTGGAGACAAGGATGTTGAATCCATCATGAAATACACGGGAGGCGACTTGGCATGA
- a CDS encoding phosphoribosylanthranilate isomerase: protein MNTSIHDGTGDSTSELRNPLPAAVKICGLQDVEVLKSMINLPVDYIGVVFAKSRRRIEPEQAAALRTVLFEWSAYDRPKLAGVFVNPSFEELEHIMEVAHLDVIQLHGQETAEFCRQVKQRWNAEVFKAFSFPKDETGPEADDAAIRALDAYEKFVDAILLDTYDPLYGGGSGKTFAWERIPAYAEWANSRGISLFVAGGLQPDNVQQLIQTYTPFGVDVSSGVETEGVKDIAKITAFVERVKQA from the coding sequence ATGAATACTTCCATACACGATGGCACAGGCGACAGTACGTCAGAACTGAGAAACCCGCTGCCAGCGGCCGTAAAAATATGTGGACTTCAGGACGTTGAAGTGCTAAAATCTATGATAAACTTGCCTGTGGATTACATTGGTGTTGTTTTTGCCAAATCACGCCGTCGAATCGAACCCGAGCAGGCTGCTGCATTAAGAACAGTACTATTCGAATGGTCGGCCTATGATCGGCCGAAGCTTGCGGGTGTATTTGTTAATCCTTCGTTCGAAGAGCTGGAACACATTATGGAGGTTGCTCACCTGGATGTTATTCAACTGCATGGACAGGAGACTGCGGAATTTTGCCGGCAGGTGAAGCAGCGGTGGAATGCCGAAGTATTTAAGGCTTTTTCTTTTCCCAAAGATGAAACGGGTCCGGAAGCTGATGATGCAGCCATAAGGGCTCTTGATGCCTACGAAAAATTCGTGGATGCGATATTGCTTGATACCTATGATCCTCTATATGGAGGGGGCTCCGGGAAAACATTTGCCTGGGAGCGTATTCCTGCCTATGCTGAATGGGCGAACAGTCGCGGAATTTCTCTGTTCGTTGCAGGAGGTTTGCAGCCAGACAATGTACAACAACTGATACAGACATATACACCTTTCGGCGTCGATGTATCCAGCGGCGTGGAGACTGAAGGTGTGAAGGATATTGCCAAAATTACAGCATTCGTAGAAAGGGTGAAGCAGGCATGA